One Gemmatimonadaceae bacterium DNA segment encodes these proteins:
- a CDS encoding WYL domain-containing protein encodes MSDSGAKRPRRAESDGSAGASRRGKVSNKAAKMSRPARVPDTAARQLRRILMVIPGIADGNAHRLSKVARSAGVEKAVLLADLKSLADRHGAPGGFVDGMQIYIGPEMVEVTSNHFLRPMGLTIHELCALELGLAILRAERPPDETAVIESARGRLRKLISRLPVDHGDIETRFAELAPTEGLPHLEELRKALRDHHKARITYRRAGANAATTRVVRPYAIVPASGMWYAVAYCEASEGLRVFRMDRVEGLTSLPDRYEIPATFSVRETLRDGKALQIDTPAAGMKVRYSAKIARWIAEREGVEVDADGSLTIEHPLADADWGVRHVLQYGPDAEVLEPPVLREEILRRLTAV; translated from the coding sequence ATGAGCGATAGCGGAGCGAAGCGCCCCCGCCGCGCGGAGTCGGACGGTAGTGCGGGGGCGTCGCGCCGCGGTAAGGTAAGCAATAAAGCAGCGAAGATGTCACGACCTGCTCGCGTGCCCGACACCGCAGCCCGGCAGCTACGACGAATCCTCATGGTTATTCCGGGGATTGCCGACGGTAACGCACACCGTCTCTCGAAGGTCGCCAGGAGTGCCGGCGTTGAAAAGGCGGTATTGCTCGCAGATCTGAAATCGCTTGCCGACCGTCATGGTGCGCCAGGTGGCTTCGTCGACGGCATGCAGATTTACATCGGGCCCGAGATGGTCGAGGTCACGTCCAACCATTTCCTGAGGCCGATGGGTCTCACAATTCATGAATTGTGCGCGCTCGAGCTCGGCCTCGCCATTCTGCGTGCCGAGCGGCCGCCGGATGAGACTGCTGTGATCGAAAGCGCGCGCGGCCGGCTGCGGAAGCTGATTTCGAGACTGCCGGTGGACCACGGCGACATCGAGACGCGATTCGCCGAGCTTGCACCGACGGAGGGGTTACCGCATCTCGAGGAGCTGCGAAAGGCGCTGCGAGATCATCACAAGGCGCGGATTACGTATCGCCGGGCGGGAGCGAATGCCGCTACAACCCGGGTGGTGCGACCGTACGCAATCGTCCCCGCCAGCGGAATGTGGTATGCAGTTGCGTATTGTGAGGCCAGCGAAGGTCTCCGGGTGTTTCGCATGGACCGGGTGGAAGGGCTGACATCTCTCCCGGACAGGTACGAGATCCCTGCGACTTTTTCCGTTCGCGAGACATTGCGGGATGGCAAAGCTCTTCAGATCGACACGCCGGCCGCCGGAATGAAAGTCCGCTACTCAGCGAAAATTGCGCGGTGGATTGCGGAGCGTGAAGGCGTCGAGGTGGATGCGGATGGATCTCTTACGATCGAACATCCGCTGGCAGACGCGGATTGGGGGGTGCGGCATGTGCTGCAGTACGGGCCGGATGCAGAAGTGCTGGAGCCGCCAGTGTTGCGAGAGGAAATTTTGAGACGATTGACGGCGGTCTGA
- a CDS encoding M3 family metallopeptidase, which translates to MTTAPAEDSSAASGADEPAIDPNPLLAVWSGSHGGVPPFDLVEVRHFEPALYAAMQENLAEVERIASDSSEASFENTLLALERSGRMYERVTTVFGVWSSAMSGSEFQQVELEMAPRMASFADQITQNSALFERIESVYKSSDTGLLTPEQRRLAWLYHTNFVHAGARLDLSAKARLSEINQALAAMYTRFAQNVLADETDHYLVLHDEAELDGLPQSARDGAAAAARERGMTGGWVIANSRSAIDPLLTYSSSRELREKGWRMFTSRGDMGGAHDNNEIISGILALRSERAILLGYPTHAHWHLDDTMAKTPERAASLLEQMWLPAVSRVKEEIAAMQELARSEQQTFQIEPWDYRYYAEKVRKLKYDLDQNEVKAYLQLEKLREGMFWVAGELFGFRFASVEVPVYHPDVRVWEVTDRSSGTALGLWYFDPYARLGKQSGAWMNSFRSQETFEGGITPIVSNNSNFVEGRQGEPVLISWDDARTLFHEFGHALHGLASSVTYPALSGTAVARDYVEFPSQLLEHWLVTPEVLQRFAVHYETGEPIPRVLVDRIEQSLTFNQGFDTIEYLGSALMDMKMHLATGHPIDPRAFERDTLATLGMPHEVSMRHRSAHFLHVFSSDGYSAGYYSYLWADVLTADAWQAFMESSGPYDAIVAAKLRDRVFSAGNTVDPAEAYRSFRGRDPGIEALMQKRGFAPGPGQPQEIQA; encoded by the coding sequence GTGACCACGGCACCGGCAGAAGATTCGTCAGCGGCATCGGGTGCTGACGAGCCAGCCATCGACCCTAACCCACTGCTTGCCGTGTGGAGCGGATCCCACGGAGGCGTCCCGCCATTCGATCTGGTCGAAGTCAGACACTTCGAACCTGCGCTGTACGCGGCGATGCAGGAAAACCTCGCCGAAGTGGAACGAATCGCGAGCGACTCCAGCGAGGCATCTTTCGAGAACACCCTGCTCGCGCTAGAACGCTCAGGTCGCATGTACGAGCGGGTGACAACGGTGTTTGGAGTCTGGAGCTCGGCGATGAGCGGGTCCGAATTCCAGCAGGTAGAGCTGGAGATGGCGCCGAGGATGGCGTCATTCGCTGATCAGATTACGCAGAACAGCGCACTTTTCGAACGCATCGAGTCAGTTTATAAATCGTCGGACACCGGTCTGCTGACCCCGGAGCAGCGACGGCTTGCCTGGCTTTACCATACGAACTTCGTTCACGCAGGTGCGCGGCTCGACTTATCGGCCAAGGCAAGGCTTTCGGAGATCAACCAGGCGCTGGCCGCGATGTATACGCGGTTTGCCCAGAACGTACTCGCTGACGAGACCGACCATTATCTCGTTCTCCACGATGAGGCCGAGCTGGACGGCCTGCCTCAATCGGCGCGCGACGGAGCTGCCGCTGCCGCCAGAGAGAGAGGGATGACGGGCGGGTGGGTCATAGCAAACTCCCGGTCTGCGATCGATCCTCTTCTTACGTATTCGAGCAGTCGCGAATTACGCGAAAAGGGCTGGCGCATGTTCACGAGCCGGGGCGATATGGGCGGGGCGCACGATAACAACGAGATCATCTCCGGGATACTCGCTCTTCGCAGCGAGCGGGCGATTCTCCTTGGTTACCCAACTCATGCGCATTGGCATCTCGATGACACGATGGCAAAAACTCCAGAGCGTGCCGCTTCTCTGCTGGAGCAGATGTGGCTTCCCGCGGTGTCACGCGTGAAGGAGGAAATTGCGGCCATGCAGGAATTGGCTCGCTCGGAGCAGCAGACTTTCCAGATCGAGCCATGGGATTACCGCTATTACGCCGAAAAAGTTCGGAAGCTGAAATACGATCTCGATCAAAACGAGGTGAAAGCGTATCTGCAGCTGGAAAAGCTCCGTGAGGGGATGTTCTGGGTAGCCGGAGAACTGTTCGGGTTTCGGTTTGCCTCAGTGGAGGTGCCGGTTTATCACCCCGACGTACGCGTCTGGGAAGTGACCGATAGGTCGTCCGGCACGGCTCTGGGACTCTGGTATTTCGACCCCTACGCCCGTTTGGGCAAACAGTCCGGCGCGTGGATGAACTCGTTTCGGAGCCAGGAAACGTTCGAGGGCGGCATCACTCCGATTGTCTCGAATAACTCCAATTTCGTGGAGGGGAGGCAGGGGGAACCGGTGTTGATCTCCTGGGACGATGCGCGAACGCTCTTTCACGAGTTCGGGCACGCATTGCACGGACTCGCATCCAGCGTGACATACCCTGCATTGAGCGGCACTGCGGTCGCGCGCGATTATGTGGAGTTTCCATCACAGCTGCTGGAACACTGGCTCGTCACGCCAGAGGTGTTACAGCGATTTGCCGTTCATTATGAGACGGGGGAGCCGATTCCGCGGGTCCTCGTCGACCGCATCGAGCAGTCGTTGACCTTCAATCAGGGATTCGACACGATCGAGTATCTGGGAAGCGCTCTGATGGACATGAAGATGCATCTGGCTACCGGGCATCCCATCGACCCTCGCGCCTTCGAGCGCGATACACTCGCCACACTCGGCATGCCTCACGAAGTTTCGATGCGCCACCGCAGTGCACATTTTCTTCACGTTTTTTCGAGCGATGGTTACTCTGCCGGGTACTACAGCTATCTCTGGGCAGATGTATTGACGGCAGATGCGTGGCAGGCGTTTATGGAAAGCAGCGGTCCTTACGATGCTATAGTTGCGGCAAAGCTGCGCGATAGAGTCTTTTCGGCGGGAAACACCGTCGATCCTGCAGAGGCCTACCGCTCATTTCGCGGACGTGATCCGGGGATTGAAGCGTTGATGCAGAAGCGCGGTTTCGCGCCGGGACCCGGACAACCTCAGGAGATTCAGGCATGA
- a CDS encoding NmrA/HSCARG family protein, which produces MSEAKIIAVAGATGAQGGGLVRAILAEPDGGFAARALTRNVNSDKARELADLGAEVVEADLDDPDSVNKAFVGAYGAFCVTFYWAHMSPDTEGAQAKTMAEAAKAAGLKHVIWSTLEDTRNWIPLSDSRMPTLMGKYKVPHFDSKGQVDFVFDEMGVPTTFMQVAFYWENFIHSGPKKSGDGPLLLTLPLQNRKLAGIATEDIGKCAYGIFKRGVELVGHRVGIAGEQLTGEEMAAKLSRALGREVAYNGVSAETFRGFGFPGAEDLGNMFQFYAEFDEVVNASRNVDKSRALNPELQSFDMWLENNAKLIPLE; this is translated from the coding sequence ATGAGCGAGGCAAAGATCATTGCGGTCGCCGGCGCTACAGGGGCACAGGGAGGCGGACTCGTACGTGCGATTCTGGCTGAGCCGGATGGCGGGTTCGCAGCCCGGGCCCTGACGCGTAACGTCAATTCAGACAAGGCCAGGGAGCTCGCGGACCTGGGGGCGGAGGTGGTCGAGGCGGATCTTGATGACCCCGACAGTGTGAACAAGGCCTTTGTCGGAGCTTACGGTGCTTTTTGTGTCACTTTCTACTGGGCACACATGTCGCCGGACACAGAGGGAGCTCAGGCAAAAACGATGGCCGAGGCCGCCAAAGCGGCGGGTTTGAAGCACGTGATCTGGTCGACACTAGAGGATACGCGTAACTGGATTCCACTCAGCGATAGCCGGATGCCGACGCTTATGGGCAAGTACAAGGTTCCGCATTTCGACTCGAAGGGTCAGGTAGACTTCGTGTTCGACGAGATGGGAGTGCCAACGACATTCATGCAGGTGGCGTTCTACTGGGAGAATTTCATCCACTCCGGCCCGAAGAAATCCGGTGATGGGCCGCTCCTGCTGACGCTCCCCCTACAGAACAGGAAACTGGCAGGCATTGCCACTGAGGATATCGGCAAATGTGCGTATGGAATTTTCAAGCGGGGCGTGGAACTCGTCGGCCACAGGGTCGGAATAGCAGGCGAGCAGCTGACGGGTGAGGAGATGGCGGCAAAGCTGTCGCGGGCGCTGGGCCGTGAGGTTGCATATAACGGTGTTTCGGCGGAGACATTTCGCGGCTTCGGGTTTCCAGGCGCAGAAGACCTTGGTAACATGTTCCAGTTCTATGCCGAATTCGATGAGGTCGTGAATGCGAGCCGCAACGTGGACAAATCACGGGCATTGAATCCCGAGCTTCAGTCGTTCGACATGTGGCTCGAGAACAACGCGAAGCTGATTCCGCTAGAGTAA
- a CDS encoding WYL domain-containing protein, producing MARPSKLQRWTDLIAALLPRRYPATFEQLAPDVPAYCSEGTRHDARMRMFERDKDELRSFGIGIETVAFDDGEAVGYRLDTKSFYLPYLSLAAREGKPGSTPRKPDKYGFRALASLVFEPDELSVIVEAAKRVIALGDPVLAEEAESAMKKLAFDLPLPESGNAAEGPAMEVMASPAMTVSSMLSDAPQPRYSSPAIRSVPSADVFPVLNDALFRRKIVTFDYSGMATNSDARRTLEPYGLFFLSAHWYVTGRDVQKGELRNFRLNRMRNVDVNSATSQTADYKIPLGFNLREHAKSRHAWEIGGGVHENAVVDFQNATGAAQAAARLGMEIEGSPDRRAFQFRRMDSFARWLLSFGGEAIPVEPPALVAEFRRQARATRALYGAGDER from the coding sequence ATGGCCCGGCCCTCCAAGCTTCAACGCTGGACCGATCTGATTGCCGCGCTTCTGCCGCGGCGATATCCGGCCACCTTCGAACAGCTCGCCCCCGATGTTCCCGCGTATTGCAGTGAAGGCACGCGGCACGACGCAAGAATGCGAATGTTCGAGCGCGACAAGGACGAGCTGCGGTCGTTCGGAATTGGTATCGAGACAGTAGCGTTCGACGACGGCGAGGCAGTGGGGTACCGGCTGGATACGAAGAGTTTCTATCTACCCTATCTGTCGCTCGCCGCGCGCGAAGGGAAACCAGGGTCGACGCCGAGGAAGCCGGATAAATACGGCTTTCGTGCGCTGGCGTCGCTGGTGTTCGAGCCGGATGAGCTGTCGGTGATCGTGGAAGCAGCAAAACGGGTGATAGCGTTGGGCGACCCGGTGCTCGCTGAGGAAGCTGAATCGGCGATGAAAAAGCTCGCGTTCGATTTGCCGTTGCCGGAATCGGGCAATGCCGCTGAAGGGCCCGCGATGGAGGTAATGGCATCGCCAGCGATGACAGTTTCTTCAATGCTCAGTGATGCACCGCAACCGCGTTATTCAAGCCCGGCAATTCGGAGCGTTCCCTCTGCGGACGTGTTCCCGGTTTTGAACGATGCGTTATTCCGGCGCAAGATCGTGACGTTCGACTACAGCGGCATGGCGACGAACAGCGATGCGCGGCGCACGCTCGAACCGTACGGACTCTTTTTTCTTTCGGCGCACTGGTATGTCACTGGACGGGACGTGCAAAAGGGCGAGCTGCGGAATTTCCGGCTGAACCGCATGCGGAACGTCGACGTAAACAGCGCGACATCACAGACGGCGGACTACAAAATCCCGCTGGGGTTCAATCTTCGCGAGCATGCAAAGTCGCGTCATGCGTGGGAGATTGGCGGAGGCGTGCATGAAAATGCAGTCGTTGATTTCCAGAATGCCACCGGCGCGGCTCAGGCTGCTGCCCGGCTCGGAATGGAGATCGAGGGATCGCCCGATCGTCGCGCGTTTCAGTTCCGCCGCATGGATTCGTTTGCGAGGTGGCTCCTGTCGTTCGGGGGTGAAGCCATTCCGGTCGAGCCGCCGGCGCTGGTGGCGGAATTCAGGCGGCAGGCTCGCGCGACGCGCGCGCTGTATGGAGCGGGCGATGAGCGATAG
- a CDS encoding DUF1697 domain-containing protein, whose amino-acid sequence MQRYIAFLRAINVGGHNVKMADLRVLFERLGFRNVETFIASGNVIFEAPVGNLPQLEEQIGRHLQRSLGYEATVFIRTPAEVAAIAEYEAFPEADARAPGTTMFVAFLPSPPKDAVKRQLRGFRSELDDFAINGREVYWLCRTRMTDSPYSRPLLAKTLGAPATLRNINTVRNLAAKYAGDAGARAEARTVGPRANKRMPGR is encoded by the coding sequence ATGCAGCGGTACATTGCCTTTCTTCGGGCCATAAATGTCGGCGGCCACAATGTGAAGATGGCGGACCTGCGCGTTCTGTTCGAACGGCTCGGATTTCGAAACGTCGAGACTTTCATCGCGAGCGGGAATGTCATTTTCGAAGCGCCCGTGGGAAATTTGCCGCAGCTCGAGGAGCAAATCGGCCGGCATCTCCAGAGATCACTCGGCTACGAGGCGACGGTGTTTATCCGTACTCCTGCCGAGGTGGCGGCAATCGCCGAGTATGAGGCGTTTCCCGAGGCGGACGCCAGGGCCCCGGGGACCACTATGTTCGTGGCCTTCCTTCCCAGTCCGCCAAAGGACGCAGTCAAGCGGCAGCTGCGCGGTTTCCGCTCCGAGCTCGATGACTTCGCTATCAATGGGCGTGAAGTCTACTGGCTATGCCGGACCAGGATGACGGATTCTCCGTATTCCAGGCCGCTGCTGGCGAAGACACTCGGTGCACCGGCAACGCTGCGCAACATCAATACGGTACGAAACCTCGCTGCGAAGTATGCAGGAGATGCGGGAGCTCGTGCGGAAGCGCGGACGGTGGGACCGCGGGCAAACAAACGAATGCCCGGTCGGTGA
- a CDS encoding Glu/Leu/Phe/Val dehydrogenase has translation MSTSHVPMFAQVNKYFDKAAAYLDLSPGLLAQIKACNSVFRVSFPLKRDDGTIQVINGWRAQHSVHRLPTKGGIRFAPQVDEDEVSALAALMTYKCALVDVPFGGAKGAVRIDPVRYSVDELERITRRFTYELFAKNLLGPGLDVPAPDYGTGPREMAWIMDTYSTLAPGSIDALGCVTGKPVTQGGVRGRAEATGRGVYFALREACGYADDMKSMGLATGLAGKRVVIQGLGNVGYHAAKFIEEGGGIIVALAEREGAIWNDSGLDVDRVMAHRKETGSILGVAGARDIAMNSDALELDCDVLVPAALENVITMENVDRIKARIIVEGANGPITADASERLLSRGTLIIPDIYANAGGVTVSYFEWVKNLSHMRFGRMEKRFAERSNERILEGIEELTGTRFTSHARGIATAAAGEEELVNSGLEETMVAAYTELRSIQNGHGVDLRTAAFMNAIGKVAMAYQQRGIFP, from the coding sequence ATGAGCACTTCACACGTCCCGATGTTCGCGCAGGTCAACAAGTACTTCGACAAAGCCGCCGCGTATCTCGATCTGTCCCCTGGACTGCTGGCGCAGATCAAGGCCTGCAATTCTGTATTCCGGGTGAGCTTTCCGCTCAAGCGCGATGATGGCACAATCCAGGTCATCAACGGCTGGCGTGCGCAACACAGCGTGCATCGGCTTCCCACGAAGGGCGGTATCCGGTTCGCTCCGCAGGTGGATGAAGACGAAGTTTCTGCTCTTGCCGCGTTGATGACCTACAAGTGCGCGCTTGTCGATGTCCCCTTTGGCGGTGCCAAGGGGGCAGTGCGGATCGATCCAGTGAGATACTCCGTCGATGAGCTGGAGCGAATCACGCGCCGATTCACTTATGAGTTGTTCGCGAAGAACCTGCTTGGTCCCGGCCTGGATGTGCCCGCGCCTGACTATGGAACCGGACCGCGCGAGATGGCGTGGATTATGGACACCTATTCGACGCTCGCGCCGGGGTCCATCGATGCGCTGGGCTGCGTCACGGGGAAGCCGGTGACACAAGGCGGAGTGCGCGGGCGGGCAGAGGCCACGGGCCGGGGCGTCTACTTTGCGTTACGCGAGGCGTGCGGATATGCAGATGACATGAAATCGATGGGGCTCGCGACAGGTCTCGCGGGTAAGCGTGTGGTAATTCAGGGACTCGGAAACGTCGGCTACCACGCCGCGAAGTTCATCGAGGAGGGCGGCGGCATCATCGTCGCGCTTGCCGAGCGTGAGGGAGCGATCTGGAACGACTCCGGGCTCGACGTGGATCGGGTAATGGCACACCGAAAGGAGACCGGTTCGATCCTCGGCGTTGCAGGTGCCCGTGACATCGCAATGAACTCCGATGCACTGGAGCTCGATTGCGACGTTCTCGTTCCCGCAGCGCTCGAGAACGTAATCACCATGGAGAATGTGGATCGTATCAAGGCCAGGATCATCGTTGAGGGTGCGAATGGACCGATAACTGCCGACGCGAGCGAGCGACTGCTTTCGCGCGGCACATTGATAATTCCGGATATCTACGCCAATGCGGGTGGCGTCACCGTTTCGTATTTCGAATGGGTAAAGAATCTCTCGCACATGCGGTTCGGTCGCATGGAGAAGCGATTCGCGGAGAGAAGCAACGAGCGGATTCTGGAGGGCATCGAGGAGCTGACCGGTACCAGGTTTACATCGCATGCACGGGGAATCGCCACCGCGGCGGCAGGCGAGGAGGAGCTCGTCAATTCAGGGCTCGAGGAGACGATGGTAGCAGCGTACACAGAGCTTCGGTCGATACAGAATGGTCACGGGGTGGATCTGCGCACGGCGGCTTTCATGAACGCGATCGGGAAAGTCGCGATGGCATACCAGCAGCGGGGAATTTTTCCGTGA